Part of the Bacillus cereus group sp. RP43 genome is shown below.
AAACTTCAACAATTCGCATTAAGAAGTTGTCTAACTTTCCGCCGAAATATCCGCTAATTGTTCCTACAGCGGTTCCGATTGTAATAGAAACAACCATCGCTAGAAAGCCAACCGCAAGGGAAACTCGTCCGCCATATAACGCTCTCGTTAAGTAATCCCTTCCGTAATCATCCGTTCCGAAAGGATGACTTAAACTCGGTTCTTGTAAACGATCTGGAATCGACATTTTACTAGGATCGTACGGTGATACGAATGCAAAAATTGATGCGATCGTTAAAACCGCAAGTATAATAACTCCCATCAGTACAAACTTATTTTTCGTAAAACTATTTTTTATCGTTTGAAATCTCCTATTATTCATTCCAAATCACCCCCTCATTCGAATGCGTGGATCTACTACGCCATATAAAATATCAGCAATTAAATTACCGAGAATTAACATGAACGATGATAATAATGTGATTGCCATAATAATTGGATAATCAAATCTAAAAATAGCATTCACCCCAAGTGAGCCAAGTCCCGGCCATGAGAATACTGTTTCCGTAATGAACGCCCCGCCTACTAAACTCGGAATTGATAATCCGAAAATTGTAATGATCGGTATTAATACGTTTCGAAGTACGTGATTAAATAAAACTGTTTTCTTCGAAGCGCCGTACGCATATTGAATTTGTACGTAATCTTCTTCTAATTGCTGGATGGTACTTGAACGAATATATCTCATATAAACAGAGACGTTTTGGAACGCTAGCACCGCGCAAGGTAAAATGCCGTGCTGGACAATATCCCATAAGGAATCTTGACCGACTGTGCGCATACCCATGCTCGGAAGGAGGTTCAACTTTAAAGAGAATAAGTAGATTAATAGTAACGCGAACCAAAAGACTGGCATTGAGATTCCCACATAGGAGATAAAGTTCACAATGCGGTCAAAGAACGAGTTCTTTTTCACCCCTGTAAATAGTCCAAGCGGTATTGCGATTACAAATGAGACGAGTAAAGATGATCCCATTAATCCGATTGTTGCGGGTAATCTTTCTGTGATAAGTTCTAAAACTGGGCGGTGATTTTGAAGTGAGTATCCAAAATTCCCTGTTAAAATATTTTTTAACCATAAAAGATATTGCATGTAAATCGGTTGATCTAGTCCTAAACTTTTGCGAATACGCTCGACATCAATCGGACTCATATTCGGCGTTACAAAGTTTCGAACGGGATCGCCCGGCGCTAGTTTTATTAATAGAAAAGAAATAATAGAAATAACAAATAAAAGCGGAATTGCATTTAAAAGCCTCTTTGCAATTACTTTATACACAAACTTCCCCCCTCAAGATAAAGTGAAACTTTAATCAGTGGGGGTTTTGTCCATCCTCCACTGATTATTAGCCCGTTAAAGCGGGATAAAGAAGCTGATTTCCACCAGCTTCTTTACAGTTTCTTATTTCACTTCATAAATTTTCGATAGATCTTCAAACATTGTAACTGGAATTGCTTTTGCTTCTTTTAATCCATCAAACTTTTTATCTACTGCAATAACTGCTTTCGGGTATGCGATTGGAAGATAAGGTAAGTCTTCTCGAGCTGTATCTTGGATTTTATGGTAAAGCTCTGCGCGTTTCGTTTTATCTGTTTCAACTGCAGCTTCTTCCCATAACTTATCGAAATCAGCATTTTTATAACGTGCATAATTGTATTCTGCATTACTTAAGTACAGACTCTTATATGAATCTGGCTCTGGTCCCATTATGTAACCACCGAATGTAATGTCATATTCTTTATTTTCTTTATCTAAGCCTTTTTCACTTGCCGCACTAGCATCTAATGCATTCAGTTCAACTTGCAAACCAACTTCTTGTAATTTTTGCTGTGTATAAAGTGCTAAGCTTTCCATAATTTTATTATTCGTTACATACATAACGCGTATTTTTTCTTTATCTTTCACACCAGCTTTTGCTAATAAATCTTTCGCTTCTTTTTGATCATATTTATACTCTTTAATATCTTTCGCATAATACATAGCGTCTGGCGTTAAGATTGAATTTGCCGGTTCTGCAAATTGACTAGAAACGAATGCTGAGTTAATCATTTCTTTCTTATCTAATGCATGCGCAATTGCTTGGCGCACTTCCTTTTTCTTCATAAGGTCTGTATTAAAGTTATAAGCTAAGTAGAACAATCTACCTTCTGGGAATGTCACCATTGAGAAGTTCCCAGTGCTATCTAATTTCTTAAAGTCTTGCGGCTCAATCATCTTCATATTGATTTGGCCATTTTGCAATGAAACGTTTGCTGTATTACGGTCTTTTACAACACGGTACACGATAGAATCTAATTTCGCTTTACCAGCAAAATAATCATCGAATCGCTCTAAAGCAACATATTCATCTGACTTAAACTCTTTTAATTTAAATGGACCTGATCCAACAGGTTGCAGGTTTTTCTTACTCTTCACTAAATCTGCTTCACCTTCAAATACATGTTTCGGAATTGGGAAGAAATCGTTCATAACCCCTTCGAAAGATGCACTTACTTGTGGTAATACAAATTGAGTCGTTAGCTCATCCACTTTTTTCACCTCAAGTGGCTTTCCTTTAAAAATAAAGTTTTCACGGCTTGAGCTATTTTGTTTCTCATCTAAAATAGATTGGAATGTAAATGCAATATCGTCTGATGTAATTTTCTTACCATCATGCCATTTCAAATTATCCTTTAGTTTTAAAGTCCATGTTAATTGATCCTCTGAAGGCGTAAAGCTCTCAGCAAGAACAAACTTTTTCTTACCGTCTTCCATATGATACAGCGGTGCATATAAAGCTTGCTGTATCGTTAACGACACACGATCATTCGCATAAAGCGGGTTCATCGTATCTGGATTATCACTAACACCAACTGTTAACGTTCCTCCATCTTTCGGAGTCCCTGACGTACTAGTTCCTGCTTGCTTCGAAGAATCTTTCTCCCCTGAGCAAGCCGCTAATGCAATAAGTAATAGTAGGACAAATGGTAATGCAAACAACTTCTTCTTCATATTTCGACCCCTCTCGACTATTTACACCTATAAGAAAACTCGGAATTAATACCGAGTTTTCTTATAGGTTTTAAATTACCACTACCCGTATGTATTGTCAAACTTTTTCGCAAAGGTAGAAAGTTTGAAATCTATTAATGAATCCTTGCGATAAACTATATTTATGCGGAGGGTAAAATAAAAAGACCACCCAAAGGCAGCCTCACAACTGAATCGTAGTACCTACTCCACGCTCCATAGCTTTTTCATATAAGTATTTCGCAACGATAATATCTACTACCGCCAAACCTACTGATTTGAAAATAGTAATCTCTTCATCGTTCTCTCTACCAGCTTTTTCCCCACTTATAATTTGACCAAGTTCGGCGTGGAGATCGCTTGCTTTAAATAAGCCTTCCTTTATCGGAACTTGAAGGTCACCTGTTTCTTCTAATGCTGCTTCTTTTGATTCGACTACTACTTTGTCAGCGCCCGCGATGGCGTGAGATGGTAGTTCTTGCATGCTCGGTCTAAATGAACCGACGGCGTTTATGTGGACGCCTTTTTGTAGTTTTTCTGAGAAGACTGGTGTGGACGCATTCGTTGTTGTGACGATGATGTCTGCTTCGCTTATTGCTTCATTTGAATCTCTGTAGACGTACGCTGGTTTGTTAAATTTCTCTTGTATATATTGCGCGAATGCATACGCTTTTTCTTCCGTTCGGTTGTATAAAATTACTTTTTCAATATCTCTAACCGCGAATACAGCTTCTGCAATTCCTTTCGCCTGTTCACCTGTTCCGATGATACACAAGTTTTTTGCATTATGACGAGCTAAATGTTTTGTCGCTACACCTGATAAGGCGCCTGTTCGAATCATCGTTAAGTACGATCCTTCTAAAAGTGCGAGCGGTTCTCCCGTT
Proteins encoded:
- a CDS encoding ornithine cyclodeaminase family protein, with product MLVINANEQRNLVNMNEVIEYAALALKEFSAERTITPIRGSLPFANEQNTALIMPSVAEGLEALGLKVVTVAPHNKKIGKKTINGVVMLSDFQTGEPLALLEGSYLTMIRTGALSGVATKHLARHNAKNLCIIGTGEQAKGIAEAVFAVRDIEKVILYNRTEEKAYAFAQYIQEKFNKPAYVYRDSNEAISEADIIVTTTNASTPVFSEKLQKGVHINAVGSFRPSMQELPSHAIAGADKVVVESKEAALEETGDLQVPIKEGLFKASDLHAELGQIISGEKAGRENDEEITIFKSVGLAVVDIIVAKYLYEKAMERGVGTTIQL
- a CDS encoding ABC transporter permease subunit; translation: MYKVIAKRLLNAIPLLFVISIISFLLIKLAPGDPVRNFVTPNMSPIDVERIRKSLGLDQPIYMQYLLWLKNILTGNFGYSLQNHRPVLELITERLPATIGLMGSSLLVSFVIAIPLGLFTGVKKNSFFDRIVNFISYVGISMPVFWFALLLIYLFSLKLNLLPSMGMRTVGQDSLWDIVQHGILPCAVLAFQNVSVYMRYIRSSTIQQLEEDYVQIQYAYGASKKTVLFNHVLRNVLIPIITIFGLSIPSLVGGAFITETVFSWPGLGSLGVNAIFRFDYPIIMAITLLSSFMLILGNLIADILYGVVDPRIRMRG
- a CDS encoding ABC transporter substrate-binding protein produces the protein MKKKLFALPFVLLLLIALAACSGEKDSSKQAGTSTSGTPKDGGTLTVGVSDNPDTMNPLYANDRVSLTIQQALYAPLYHMEDGKKKFVLAESFTPSEDQLTWTLKLKDNLKWHDGKKITSDDIAFTFQSILDEKQNSSSRENFIFKGKPLEVKKVDELTTQFVLPQVSASFEGVMNDFFPIPKHVFEGEADLVKSKKNLQPVGSGPFKLKEFKSDEYVALERFDDYFAGKAKLDSIVYRVVKDRNTANVSLQNGQINMKMIEPQDFKKLDSTGNFSMVTFPEGRLFYLAYNFNTDLMKKKEVRQAIAHALDKKEMINSAFVSSQFAEPANSILTPDAMYYAKDIKEYKYDQKEAKDLLAKAGVKDKEKIRVMYVTNNKIMESLALYTQQKLQEVGLQVELNALDASAASEKGLDKENKEYDITFGGYIMGPEPDSYKSLYLSNAEYNYARYKNADFDKLWEEAAVETDKTKRAELYHKIQDTAREDLPYLPIAYPKAVIAVDKKFDGLKEAKAIPVTMFEDLSKIYEVK